One genomic window of Etheostoma spectabile isolate EspeVRDwgs_2016 chromosome 5, UIUC_Espe_1.0, whole genome shotgun sequence includes the following:
- the rgmb gene encoding repulsive guidance molecule B: MGRAGCCCRGAERLASPSLVHRFRPLLLMIIALCCGAHIGQCQVATPQCRIQKCTTDFVSLTSHLTSAVDGFHTEFCKALRSYSACTQRTAKSCRGNLVFHSAVLGISDLMSQRNCSRDGPTSSTHPEVQHEPCNYHSRTQHAHTHSHMHAHTHSHAHGHNHGHSRPVYLFCGLFGDPHLRTFKDSFQTCKVEGAWPLIDNDYLSVQVTNVPVVPGSSATATNKITIIFKPYEGCTDQRVYQAVTDNLPAAFDDGTVSSGDPIHISAGAEGATGKVRALWISERSPGRHVELHAGYIGVTVIVRQLGNYLTLAVRIPEELAQAYDATQDLQLCLNGCPGGERIDQAGHLPLPLSPPALGLQVQQLRRPSYSSQTQASPYGAAQVFSAEGAKERCREQLEVQDIYFHSCVFDLLTTGDANFTMAAYSALKDMESLHPHRDRWRIYPRGAATSALHSDSQPTGLALLLLCALSVALM; this comes from the exons ATGGGGAGAGCCGGATGCTGTTGCCGCGGGGCTGAGCGCCTCGCCTCCCCGTCTCTGGTGCACCGCTTCCGGCCACTGCTGCTGATGATCATCGCTCTCTGCTGCGGTGCTCACATAG GTCAGTGCCAGGTGGCCACCCCTCAGTGCCGTATACAGAAGTGCACCACTGACTTTGTCTCCCTTACCTCCCACCTGACGTCAGCCGTGGATGGCTTTCACACTGAGTTTTGCAAAGCTTTACGTTCATATTCGGCCTGCACCCAGAGGACAGCCAAGTCCTGCCGTGGGAACCTTGTCTTCCACTCTGCTGTGTTGGGCATCTCCGACCTCATGAGCCAGAGGAACTGCTCCAGAGACGGGCCCACGTCCTCCACACACCCGGAAGTTCAACACGAGCCCTGCAACTACCACAGCCGCACCcagcatgctcacacacactcccatatgcatgcacacacacactcccatgcTCACGGCCATAACCATGGCCACTCTCGGCCTGTCTATCTGTTCTGCGGGCTGTTCGGGGACCCACATCTGAGGACGTTTAAGGACAGCTTCCAGACTTGCAAGGTGGAAGGGGCGTGGCCTCTCATCGATAATGACTACCTGTCAGTACAGGTCACTAATGTTCCCGTGGTACCTGGCTCCAGTGCCACAGCAACGAATAAG ATCACCATCATCTTCAAGCCCTATGAGGGTTGTACAGACCAGAGGGTCTACCAGGCCGTCACAGACAACCTACCCGCTGCCTTTGATGATGGAACCGTAAGCAGCGGAGACCCCATCCACATTTCTGCTGGTGCGGAAGGTGCAACTGGTAAAGTCCGGGCTCTGTGGATCTCTGAGCGCAGCCCGGGGCGCCACGTGGAGCTGCATGCTGGCTACATAGGTGTAACTGTAATCGTTCGCCAGCTAGGTAACTACCTGACCCTGGCGGTGCGGATCCCAGAGGAGCTGGCTCAGGCCTACGATGCCACCCAGGACCTGCAGCTCTGTCTGAATGGCTGCCCCGGCGGAGAACGTATCGACCAGGCAGGGCACCTTCCCCTGCCCCTCTCCCCTCCTGCGCTCGGCCTGCAGGTTCAGCAGCTGCGTCGGCCCAGCTACTCCTCACAGACACAAGCGTCCCCCTACGGTGCCGCGCAGGTTTTCAGTGCCGAGGGGGCGAAGGAACGCTGCAGGGAGCAGCTGGAGGTGCAGGACATTTACTTTCACTCCTGCGTGTTTGATCTCCTCACCACCGGTGATGCTAACTTCACAATGGCAGCGTACAGCGCCCTGAAGGACATGGAGAGTCTCCATCCACACCGGGATAGATGGAGGATCTATCCCCGCGGCGCTGCAACCTCCGCCTTACACTCTGATTCTCAACCTACGGGGCTAGCTCTGCTCCTGCTGTGTGCTCTAAGCGTAGCATTGATGTAA